Below is a genomic region from Tepidiforma bonchosmolovskayae.
TACCGATCCCCTGGAGCACCGCCGGCAGCTCAACCTGCCCAGCCTCGTCTACGTGGCGCGCGAAGGGGACACCCTCCAGTCCATCGCGGAAGCGCACGGCATCAAGGACGTCGTCGGCCTCGCCCAGCTGAACAACCTCGACGCCGGCGCCCCGGTCGTCAACCCGGGCCAGGAGATTCGCCTCCCGAGCGGTACCCGGTACATCGTCGGCCTCGCCGATACCTGGGAATCCGTGGCCCGCAGCCACAAGACCACCGCCGCCGAACTCGCCCGCGCCAACGGCGGAGACCCGGCCACCCCGCTCAGCCAGGATGTCGTCCTCCAGCTGCCGAAGATCGACCGCTACACGGTCCGGGGCCAGACCCTCGAGGAGGTGGCGAAGGGCTTCGCCAACGTCACCGCCGCCACCCTCGCCGAAGCGAACGGCATCCAGCCGAACTCCATCCTTGCCATCGGCACGACCCTGAAACTCCCGGATTCCGCCTGGGGCACCGCGCCGCCCGATGCCATCAACCCCGGCACCGCCTGCGTCCAGTACGCCGTCCCCAACGCCGTCTTCCAGACGCTCCCCGGCCTCGGCACGCCCGTCAGCGTGAAGAAGCCGGAGAACTTCAGCACCGACGTCCGCTTTGAGGCCCACGCCAACGACTGGACCATCGTCGCCGACGGCCAGGCCCAGCAGCCCAACCTCGGCGGCGTGAAGGTGAAGCCCGGCACCACCATCACCTTCACCTCCATCGTCGGCCTGCACAACATCGTCTTCAACGGCGAAGTCCAGGGCGCCGATCTCAAGCAGGGCGACACCCGCCAGATCACCATGAACACCCCCGGCGAGTACAAGGTCACCTGCGACTACCACCCGCCCATGCTCGGCTACATCTGGGTGGAGCAGTAGCACCTCCCGTCCGGCTGAATGCGAAAGGGGCCTCCCCGAGGCCCCTTTCCGTTTGACCGCCGCATCCCCGCTCCGTACGATCCGGGCGAACTATCGCGCCCGCGCGCAGATCTCCAAATCAGGAACAGGGGTAGAAGGGATGGCAGCAGCCCAGACAGGCAAGCGCTACGTCGTGCCCGGCGGCGTCGCAGAATTCATCGTCACCAAAGGCGGCAACGGCGAACTCCGCTGCGGCGACGTGCCCATGCAGATCCGCGGCCAGGAAGATCCGAACGTCACCGTCGATACCACCGGCATGGAAGTCGTCCAGCTCGGCAAGCGGTACCGCGACGAACAGACCGGCATCGAGGTCCTCGTGGTCAAGCCCGGTCCGTGCGCGCTCAACGTCGACGGCCGGCCGATGGAGCTCCTCCAGCCGAAGGTCCTCCCCTCGGCCGACTGACCGCGTCCAAACCGCACAACCGCTACCATCAGGTGGCCCGCTTCCCGGCGGGCCACTCCCGTTTCCGGGCACCCGTATGTCCCTCGAAAAGGCCATCGAATCGCAAATCCAGGAGGCCATGGCCGCCGGCCTCTTCGATAACCTCCCCGGCGCCGGGAAGCCGCTCCGCTTCGACGGCAACGAAAACGACCCGAACTGGCTCGGCCACCACATCCTCAAAAACGCGGGCGTCCTCCCCGAGTGGCTCAACCTCGCCCGCGAGATCGAGCGCGCCCTCGAACGCCTCGGCGGCATCGACGATGCCCACCGCCGGCTTTGCGAACAGGCCGCCGCCACCGGCGATTGGAACGGCCACCGCCTCGCCATCCTCCACGCCCGCCAGCGGTACGAAACGCTCGCCCGCGAAATCCGCCGCATGCAGGACCGGTTCAACCTCGACGCCCCCGGCATCCGCAGCGAGCGGCCCGCCATCTGGGTCGAATACCACCTCGAACGGCTCGACGCCCGCATCCCCGAGAGCCAGCGCCAGCTGTTCGCCTGAGCCGCCGGCCCCGTGGTACCATAAGCGATGCGCCGCTGCGCGCAGCCATCCCAACCAGAAGGCGAGGTGAGAGCCGCTCTTGTCCGAAGTCATCGTTGCCGAAGGCGAGCCGTTTGAAGTAGCCCTCAAGCGCTTCAACAAGCGCGTCCAGCAGGACGGCATCCTTTCCGAAGCGCGCCGCCGTGAGCACTACGAAAAGCCCAGCGTCAAGCGCAAGAAGAAGGAAGCCGCGCGCCTTCGCAAACTCCGCAAGAAGCAGCTTCGCAGCGAAGCCCGAGCCGCAGCCCGGCGCTGAGCCGCCTCGCAGCATCCGCAACCACCACCACGATGGCCCGGCACCTTCGCCGGGCCGTCTCGATCTGGAGCACCGCCATGTCCCTCCGCGACCGCATCCAGGCCGACCTCGCCGATGCCATGCGCACCCGCGACGAAACCCGCAAATCTACCCTCCGCATGCTCCTTTCCGCCATCAAAAACGCCGAAATCCGCACCCCGCCCGCCGGCGCCAGCGACGAAGAGCTCGCCCGCATGGCGGAACTCCCGCCCCTCGTGCTCGATGATGCCGCCGTCCTCGCCCTGATCCAGAAACAGATCAAGCAGCGGAAGGAGAGCATCGAGCAGTTCGCAAAGGCCGGCCGCCAGGACCTCGTCGAGAAGGAATCCGCCGAAGTCGCCGTCCTCGAAAGCTACCTCCCGCAGCAGGCCGGCCGCGACGAAATCGAAGCCGCCGCCCGCCGCGTCATCGCCGAAACCGGCGCAAGCTCCCCGCGCGACCTCGGCAAAGTCATGCCCATCCTCACCAGGGAGTTCGCCGGCCGCGCTGACGGCCGCACCATCAACGAAATCGTCCGCAGCCTGCTCGGCAGCTGAGGCGCCCCGGCCATGACCGTCCGCGCCGTCCTCTTCGACTGGGATGGCACCCTTGCCCGCGAGGGCCTCGGCGGTGTCCCTGCCGCCTGCGCCGCTGTCGCCGACTACGCGGCCCGCAATCTCGGCGTCGACGCCCGCCCCGCCGATGTCGAGCGCGCCTTCGCCGCCGTCCTCCCGCACCGCGCCCCCGACGACGGCGACCGCGCCCCCGAGATCTGCGGCATCCTCGGCCAGGCGTTCACCTGGCTCGGCTGGCCGGCGTCCGCCGGCGACGTTGAAGCCGCCGCCCGTCTTTTCTTCGAAACTGCCTGCCGCGGCCAGCACATCTACGACGATGCCCGCGCCGTCCTCGCCTCCCTCAAGTACCGCGGCTACCGCGTCGGCGTCGTCACCAACTCCATCTTCGCCGCCGACTACTGGCGGCCCCTGGTCAACGGCCTCGGCCTCGCCGGCTACCTCGAAACCTTCGTCTCCTCCGCCGATGTCGGCCTCGCCAAGCCGAATCCCGCGCCCTTCCGCCGCGCCCTGGCCGACCTCGGCATCCCGCCCCACGAAGCGATCTTCGTCGGTGATACCCCGGCCACCGATATCGCCGGGGCGCGCGCCGCCGGCCTCCGCGCCATCCTCATCGACCGCCGGGGCCGCCGCCGCGAGGCCGCCGGCTACCTCGTCATCGAGCGGCTCAGCGCCCTCGCCGACGTCCTCGGCGAAGGGCTCTCCCCCCTCGCCGGGCCGTAGACCCCGGCGGCGGGCGCCCCATCCCGCTCTGGTATGCTGGGGTCACCACGATGATTCGCCCGCCTTCCCCGCCGGTTTCGCGCGCGGCCGCAGCCGCCTTTGGGCTCGTCCTCGCCGCCTGCGCCGCAGTCCTCGTCGCGCCCATCGACGGCCTCCGCACCGACCTCTCCGAAGGCGATTTCGCGCCCCGCACGCTCGAAGCGGCGCACGATGCCCAGTTCGTTTCCGAGGCCCTCACCGAGGCCGCCCGCGAACAGGCCGCCTCCGCCGTCGAAGCAGTCCCCCTCCCGCCGGACCCCCAGCTCACCGATGCGCGGGTTGCCGCCCTCCAGCGCTACCTCTCCGGCGTCCGCTCCATCGTGGCCCGGACCGACCTGACCACCCAGCAGAAGGTCGACATGGTCGCCGCCCTCGAAACGCCCTCCGCTATCGGCAGCACGGCCCGGCTCTACCTGATCGCCCTCGATGCCACCGGCCTCAGCCTCTTCGAATCCCGCGCCGCTGACCTCCTCCGCGCCCTCATGAACAGCCCCATCGGCCGCGGCGCCACCCCTGAGGAGCAGCAGCGCGACATCGCCGCCGCCGTCGAACAGCTCGTCGCCCAGCGAGGCGCCGCTTCCGAGGGTGAGCGGACCGCCCTCGCGGCGCTCCTCCGCGCCTTCGCCGTCCCCAACTTCCGGGTCGACACCGCCGCCACCGAGCGCGCCCGCGAACAGGCGCGCGCGGCCGTCGCCCCCGTCGTCCGCACCATCACCGCCGGCCAGGTGATCGTCACCGAAGGCCAGCGCATCACCGCCCAGGACATCGAAGCCCTCCGCGCCACGGGCACCCTGCGCTCCGGACTCGACCCCTACGCCCTCGGCGGCGCCGGCCTGATCGCCGGCGGCTTCGGCGTCATTCTCGCCCTCTACTGCTACCTCCTCCAGCCGTTCGATGCCCCCGCGAACCGCCGGCTCCTGGCCGCCGCCCTCGCCATCGCCGGCGTGCTCCTCGCCGCCCGCGTGGCCTTCCCTGTCCTC
It encodes:
- a CDS encoding DnaJ family domain-containing protein is translated as MSLEKAIESQIQEAMAAGLFDNLPGAGKPLRFDGNENDPNWLGHHILKNAGVLPEWLNLAREIERALERLGGIDDAHRRLCEQAAATGDWNGHRLAILHARQRYETLAREIRRMQDRFNLDAPGIRSERPAIWVEYHLERLDARIPESQRQLFA
- the rpsU gene encoding 30S ribosomal protein S21; translation: MSEVIVAEGEPFEVALKRFNKRVQQDGILSEARRREHYEKPSVKRKKKEAARLRKLRKKQLRSEARAAARR
- a CDS encoding GatB/YqeY domain-containing protein; amino-acid sequence: MSLRDRIQADLADAMRTRDETRKSTLRMLLSAIKNAEIRTPPAGASDEELARMAELPPLVLDDAAVLALIQKQIKQRKESIEQFAKAGRQDLVEKESAEVAVLESYLPQQAGRDEIEAAARRVIAETGASSPRDLGKVMPILTREFAGRADGRTINEIVRSLLGS
- a CDS encoding HAD family hydrolase; translated protein: MTVRAVLFDWDGTLAREGLGGVPAACAAVADYAARNLGVDARPADVERAFAAVLPHRAPDDGDRAPEICGILGQAFTWLGWPASAGDVEAAARLFFETACRGQHIYDDARAVLASLKYRGYRVGVVTNSIFAADYWRPLVNGLGLAGYLETFVSSADVGLAKPNPAPFRRALADLGIPPHEAIFVGDTPATDIAGARAAGLRAILIDRRGRRREAAGYLVIERLSALADVLGEGLSPLAGP